A genome region from Patagioenas fasciata isolate bPatFas1 chromosome 31, bPatFas1.hap1, whole genome shotgun sequence includes the following:
- the LOC136114362 gene encoding uncharacterized protein, with product MAGGGGSAPAASPGAPPLSPGPPPPSPSLPPARSRFPARPCRFPARPAGSPRARTPLGAPLGPVGPDPALRAVLGMAGGLRRLRELLGSGPGEDEEEEFRGFTPEETKPETRRSRRGSPRAGPAPSSPSPPFPPCGGRGRRGGRGRGGGGRGRGRGPILRHFLTPLVSARSARPIRPPRRFGDIGDPPRDPPRGTHRGTHRDPPRDIGDPPRDIGDIRDPPRGTHRDPPRDIGDPPRDIGDPPRDIGDIRDPPRGRPQGHP from the exons atggcgggcggcggcggctccgctccCGCCGCTTCCCCCGGGGCTCCCCCGCTTTCCCCGGGGCCTCCCCCGCCTTCCCCTTCGCTTCCCCCGGCCCGGAGCCGCTTTCCCGCCCGGCCCTGTCGcttcccggcccggcccgccggtTCTCCCAGGGCCCGGACGCCGCTCGGGGCTCCGCTGGGGCCGGTGGGGCCGGACCCGGCTCTGCGGGCCGTGCTGGGCATGGCCGGGGGGCTCaggcggctgagggagctgctggggagcgGCCCCGGGGAGGACGAGGAG GAGGAATTTCGGGGTTTTACCCCCGAAGAAACGAAACCGGAAACGAGGAGGAGCCGGAGGG gttccccccgggccggccccgccccctcctccccctcccccccctttcccccctgtggtgggcggggccgacggggggggcggggccgcgggggtggggggaggggcagggggaggggcCCGATCCTGCGCCACTTCCTCACCCCATTGGTCAGCGCCCGATCCGCCCGCCCCATCCGGCCCCCCCGGCGcttcggggacatcggggacccccccagggacccccccaggggcaCCCATAggggcacccatagggacccccccagggacattggggacccccccagggacatcggggacatcagggacccccctaggggcacccatagggacccccccagggacattggggacccccccagggacattggggacccccccagggacatcggggacatcagggacccccccaggg GACGCCCCCAggggcacccatag